The sequence CCGCCCGTCCCGAAAGGTGCTCAACCCCTCATGCCCGAGCTTGTGTTCTTCTCCGGAACGATGGACTGCGGAAAGAGCACGCTGGCCCTCCAGATCGGTCACAACCGCTCGGCCAGGGGCCTTCAGGGCGTGATCTTCACCCGGGACGACCGGGCGGGGGAGGGGAAGCTGTCCTCCCGGCTGGGCCTGGTGACGGAGGCGGTCGAGGCGGACGAGGGCATGGACCTCTACGCGTATCTGGTCGCCCAGCTGTCCAAGGGCGCCCGGGTCGACTACGTGATCGTGGACGAGGCGCAGTTCCTGGCGCCCGACCAGATCGACCAGCTGGCCCGGGTCGTGGACGACCTGGAGATGGACGTCTTCGCGTTCGGCATCACGACGGACTTCCGCACCAGGCTGTTCCCCGGCTCCCAGCGGCTGGTCGAGCTGGCCGACCGGATAGAGGCCCTCCAGGTGGAGGCCCTGTGCTGGTGCGGCGCCCGCGCCACCCACAACGCGCGGACCATAGACGGCGACATGGTCGTCGAGGGCGCGCAGGTCGTCGTCGGCGATGTGAACCGCCCGGCGGGCGAGGTCGGTTACGAGGTGCTCTGCCGCCGCCACCACCGGCGCCGGGCGACCGCGGCGTCCACGCAGGCGGGCGCGCTCTCCCCGGACGTCCTGCCGGTGTCCTCCGCCTGACCCCGGCGCGGCCCGTCCCTCAGCCGGCCGCCCGCGGCGGGCAACCGGCCCCGACGCGCGCGACGAGATCGGCCAGGTCCACGCCGCACCGACCCGGCTCGGCGACGCGACCGGCGCCCGCTCGCCGGCCCCGGCCGCGGAGCGCCGTCAGCTCTCCGCCGACCGCTGGATCGTGAACACCGCGCCCTCCGGGTCCGCGACCGTCGCCACTCTCCCGCTCGGACTCTCGCGCGGAGGGCTCAGGACCTGCCCGCCGAGCTCCGC comes from Streptomyces sp. Mut1 and encodes:
- a CDS encoding thymidine kinase; translation: MPELVFFSGTMDCGKSTLALQIGHNRSARGLQGVIFTRDDRAGEGKLSSRLGLVTEAVEADEGMDLYAYLVAQLSKGARVDYVIVDEAQFLAPDQIDQLARVVDDLEMDVFAFGITTDFRTRLFPGSQRLVELADRIEALQVEALCWCGARATHNARTIDGDMVVEGAQVVVGDVNRPAGEVGYEVLCRRHHRRRATAASTQAGALSPDVLPVSSA